A DNA window from Acetobacter aceti NBRC 14818 contains the following coding sequences:
- the msrA gene encoding peptide-methionine (S)-S-oxide reductase MsrA produces MTETAILGGGCFWCVEAVLVSINGVLSVQSGYAGGKTENPTYKEVCSGLTGHAEVVEVIFDPAVISYAQLLRIFFTLHDPTTLNRQGNDRGTQYRSVIFWTSEEQRETAETVRQEIEQSGLWSAPLVTQIEPLSKFWPAEAEHDDYFRRNPDNGYCQVVVAPKVVKMRKVFAGLQKASNYI; encoded by the coding sequence ATGACTGAAACTGCGATACTCGGTGGAGGATGCTTCTGGTGCGTAGAGGCTGTCCTGGTCTCCATCAACGGAGTCCTGAGCGTGCAGTCCGGCTATGCGGGCGGCAAGACCGAAAACCCGACCTATAAAGAGGTCTGCTCCGGCCTCACCGGTCACGCGGAAGTCGTGGAAGTTATCTTTGATCCGGCAGTGATCTCTTATGCCCAGCTTTTGCGGATCTTCTTCACGCTGCATGATCCGACCACGCTGAACCGGCAAGGCAACGACAGAGGCACTCAGTATCGGTCGGTCATCTTCTGGACCAGTGAGGAACAGCGTGAAACGGCGGAAACCGTCAGGCAGGAAATCGAACAGTCTGGCCTATGGAGTGCGCCGTTGGTCACGCAAATTGAGCCGCTGAGCAAATTCTGGCCTGCGGAAGCGGAGCATGATGACTACTTCAGACGAAATCCTGACAATGGGTATTGTCAGGTTGTTGTTGCGCCGAAGGTTGTGAAGATGCGGAAGGTTTTTGCAGGTTTGCAGAAAGCATCAAATTATATCTGA
- a CDS encoding TolC family outer membrane protein — MKHSCHLGLGLAALLCSSTAMAQKYDGSGEPSFIPHTLEEALSVAYLTNPTLQQERATLRATDENVPTALAGWHPTIKAQFNPSYYKGSNNYNGDSADGIRGYQRKYSTFGFAANVSATESIYTGGKTTAQTHQAVNKVMAERAKLISTEQQVFMSVVNAYVGVIEDEQLLQLNINNERVLEQQLKATNERFRVGEITRTDVAQAESAYASAKATRQQSEGTLQTAQATYMQVVGMAPPPNLVPPQPLVLPVKSENEAVAMAVKNNPDVVTALFTESAQKDAVAVAMAALMPTVAASIAYMHQVNQQLGGQTNDDKYATLDVSVPFYQGGSEYSEVRQAKQQAQASSRAVDVQRRTAAQAAASNWQRLVSYKAAIESNHAAIKAGMIALDGVERQAIVGTSTTLEVLQQQSTLLQAQVALVQSLSNMVTSSYNVASAIGRLTALDLHLNVPLYNEKAYYDAVKDRLWGLNDYALDQPGR, encoded by the coding sequence ATGAAACATTCCTGCCACTTGGGTCTGGGACTGGCAGCTTTGCTGTGTAGTTCAACAGCTATGGCCCAGAAATATGATGGCAGCGGTGAGCCCAGTTTCATTCCTCACACGCTGGAGGAAGCTCTTTCTGTTGCCTACCTGACCAACCCGACACTTCAGCAGGAACGGGCGACACTGCGGGCGACGGACGAAAATGTCCCAACCGCGCTTGCGGGCTGGCATCCTACGATCAAGGCGCAGTTCAATCCCAGCTATTACAAGGGTAGCAACAACTATAATGGCGACTCTGCAGACGGTATTCGCGGCTATCAGCGCAAATACAGCACATTCGGTTTCGCAGCGAACGTCTCAGCAACCGAATCGATCTATACCGGTGGCAAGACGACGGCCCAGACCCATCAGGCCGTCAACAAGGTCATGGCTGAAAGAGCGAAGCTGATCTCCACGGAGCAGCAGGTTTTCATGAGCGTTGTGAACGCCTATGTCGGCGTGATCGAGGACGAGCAGCTACTGCAGCTGAACATCAACAACGAACGCGTGCTTGAACAGCAGCTCAAGGCCACGAACGAGCGTTTCCGCGTTGGTGAAATTACGCGTACCGACGTGGCGCAGGCTGAATCAGCCTATGCCAGCGCGAAGGCGACCCGCCAGCAGTCCGAAGGAACGCTCCAGACCGCACAGGCAACCTACATGCAGGTTGTGGGAATGGCGCCTCCCCCCAATCTGGTTCCCCCGCAGCCACTCGTGCTTCCAGTCAAATCGGAAAACGAGGCCGTGGCCATGGCTGTGAAGAACAATCCTGACGTGGTCACCGCGCTCTTCACCGAATCAGCGCAGAAAGATGCTGTGGCGGTCGCCATGGCGGCCTTGATGCCGACTGTCGCCGCCTCCATCGCCTATATGCATCAGGTCAACCAGCAGCTTGGCGGTCAGACCAATGACGATAAATACGCCACTCTGGATGTGTCAGTACCCTTCTATCAGGGAGGGTCAGAATATTCTGAAGTCCGGCAGGCCAAACAGCAGGCTCAGGCCTCCAGTCGCGCCGTTGACGTGCAGCGCCGAACCGCTGCGCAGGCTGCCGCGTCAAACTGGCAGCGACTGGTGTCTTACAAAGCCGCTATCGAGAGCAATCATGCCGCCATCAAGGCCGGTATGATTGCGCTTGATGGTGTGGAAAGACAGGCCATTGTAGGTACGAGCACCACTCTTGAAGTGCTGCAGCAGCAGAGTACCCTTCTTCAGGCGCAGGTTGCGCTTGTTCAGAGCCTGAGTAACATGGTCACGTCCTCTTACAACGTCGCTTCTGCTATCGGGCGCTTGACAGCGCTTGATCTGCATCTGAACGTGCCGCTTTATAATGAGAAAGCCTACTATGACGCGGTTAAGGATCGTTTGTGGGGGCTGAATGACTATGCGTTGGATCAGCCCGGACGATAA
- a CDS encoding glucokinase has product MEEIVVADIGGTHARFSIATVSQGRVSSLDAPMILNVADHDTLESAWSHFRQNLGKPLPRRAALAVAAPVQSEILTMANNPWVIVRAELAEQLAVDNPLLLNDFEAVAHAVAHLDHDHQPYLCGPDHPLPENGTILTIGPGTGLGTASIIRHGGETLVRGAEGGHIGFSPCDDFEDRLLDRLRAIYGRVSAERVISGPAIIHICGLVADDMGEVNRNLDDKQLWTLALEGHDQVAMQGMVRFCRLLGSFAGDMALAHGATGIVIAGGLGKRLMNVLPRSDFFHRFIEKGRFETLMRKIPVRMIHYPEPGLFGAASALACQMAKE; this is encoded by the coding sequence ATGGAAGAGATCGTCGTCGCCGATATCGGCGGAACCCATGCGCGTTTCAGCATTGCGACAGTGAGTCAGGGACGTGTCAGTTCACTTGATGCGCCGATGATCCTGAATGTGGCGGACCATGACACGCTGGAAAGCGCCTGGAGCCATTTCCGCCAGAATCTGGGAAAACCTCTCCCCCGCCGGGCTGCTCTAGCGGTCGCCGCCCCGGTTCAGAGCGAGATTCTGACGATGGCGAACAATCCCTGGGTCATTGTCAGAGCAGAACTGGCCGAGCAGCTGGCGGTCGACAACCCTCTTCTGCTGAATGATTTTGAAGCTGTCGCTCACGCGGTGGCTCACCTTGATCACGATCATCAGCCCTATCTGTGTGGCCCCGATCATCCGCTCCCGGAGAATGGAACCATCCTGACGATTGGGCCGGGAACGGGACTCGGCACGGCCAGCATCATCCGGCATGGAGGAGAAACTCTCGTGCGGGGCGCGGAAGGTGGCCATATCGGCTTCAGTCCTTGCGACGACTTTGAAGACCGTCTGCTGGATCGGCTGCGCGCCATCTACGGACGCGTCTCAGCCGAGCGCGTGATTTCAGGACCGGCGATCATTCATATCTGCGGCCTTGTCGCCGACGATATGGGCGAAGTGAATCGTAATCTGGATGACAAACAGCTCTGGACACTGGCCCTCGAGGGCCATGATCAGGTCGCCATGCAGGGAATGGTCCGGTTCTGCCGACTGCTGGGATCATTTGCCGGCGATATGGCTCTTGCTCATGGCGCTACGGGGATTGTCATCGCCGGAGGGCTGGGGAAACGTCTGATGAACGTTCTGCCCCGCTCGGACTTCTTTCATCGTTTCATTGAAAAAGGTCGCTTCGAAACACTGATGCGGAAAATCCCCGTCAGAATGATCCATTACCCTGAGCCGGGTCTGTTTGGAGCAGCGTCCGCCCTCGCCTGCCAGATGGCGAAAGAGTGA
- a CDS encoding DUF2497 domain-containing protein, with translation MTENNDTQPENGSINTVLSSIRRILQEGKEAHAASRQAATPEEPKAEEPVTPPTPPAQDDDDSVLVLDSSMFVDEEKPEVHEHAGQQEQAAPVEAHAPVPPPPEAEHKPEPEPEPEPPAPVAEAPAPAEPEPVAAPPPSPAPEPETVSAQPAETHDSVTAETEPHVPVPTLPTSLPVVPPLSRPAHLVETVETQQARTRMSENRTPAETAAGYSDSDAPDPVQIALDKQTVGATEHSFGALQQMLRRKQSFEHKERRVAITRGGNLTIEDIVRDEVRAFLKEWLDQHLSGIVQQAVQKEIERLSDR, from the coding sequence ATGACAGAGAATAACGACACGCAGCCGGAAAACGGTTCCATCAACACTGTTCTGAGTTCCATCCGTCGCATTCTGCAGGAAGGAAAAGAGGCTCACGCAGCATCCCGGCAGGCTGCTACGCCTGAGGAGCCGAAAGCCGAGGAACCCGTTACTCCACCAACACCGCCCGCGCAGGACGATGACGACAGTGTTCTCGTGCTCGACTCATCCATGTTTGTGGATGAGGAAAAGCCGGAAGTACACGAACACGCAGGACAGCAGGAGCAGGCAGCACCTGTAGAAGCTCATGCTCCAGTTCCACCGCCACCAGAAGCTGAGCACAAACCAGAGCCGGAACCAGAACCTGAGCCGCCAGCTCCCGTGGCTGAAGCGCCCGCTCCTGCAGAACCAGAGCCCGTTGCTGCTCCCCCGCCATCTCCTGCACCTGAACCGGAAACCGTTTCCGCTCAGCCTGCAGAGACACATGACTCGGTAACGGCAGAAACCGAACCTCATGTCCCCGTCCCCACCCTGCCAACATCATTACCTGTAGTTCCCCCCTTGTCTCGACCAGCGCACCTGGTGGAGACTGTCGAGACACAACAGGCTAGGACCAGAATGAGCGAGAACAGAACTCCGGCGGAAACGGCCGCCGGCTATTCCGACTCTGATGCACCGGACCCCGTACAGATCGCTCTGGACAAGCAGACTGTCGGCGCTACGGAACATTCTTTTGGTGCGCTGCAGCAGATGCTGCGCCGCAAACAATCTTTTGAACACAAGGAGAGACGAGTGGCTATCACGCGTGGTGGAAACCTGACCATTGAAGACATCGTTCGCGATGAAGTCCGTGCATTCCTCAAGGAATGGCTGGATCAGCACCTGTCCGGCATCGTGCAGCAGGCTGTTCAGAAAGAGATCGAGCGTCTTAGCGACCGCTGA
- a CDS encoding protein-L-isoaspartate O-methyltransferase family protein, with protein sequence MTYAADQAPTSVMAPYFPDTSASAFDDARQRMVDDQVRPLEVNDPRIVTAMRALPREYAVPENEQEFAYSDLTLPLGKGRYLLQSMVTARLVQMAAIQTGQRVLVVGAATGYTAALIAMLGAEVTALEEDASLLAIGTAFTTRASVDVSWKQAPLSGGAPESSPFDLIFFDGAIEEIPRFCSTQLTENGRVAGILRPDDGTSSAFLAEAETGEGWSIRRFFDSEAPVLPSFERPAAFAF encoded by the coding sequence ATGACCTATGCCGCAGATCAGGCCCCGACCTCCGTGATGGCTCCGTACTTCCCGGATACCAGCGCCTCGGCTTTCGACGATGCCCGGCAGCGGATGGTCGATGACCAAGTGCGTCCGCTGGAAGTCAATGATCCGCGCATCGTCACGGCAATGCGGGCGCTTCCCCGTGAATATGCCGTTCCGGAAAATGAGCAGGAATTCGCTTATTCCGACCTCACTCTTCCGCTTGGAAAAGGCCGCTACCTGCTGCAATCGATGGTAACCGCACGACTTGTGCAAATGGCGGCCATTCAGACTGGCCAGCGCGTGCTCGTGGTCGGGGCCGCTACGGGATATACGGCAGCCCTTATCGCCATGCTCGGCGCAGAGGTGACCGCTCTGGAAGAAGATGCCTCCCTGCTGGCCATCGGCACGGCATTTACGACGCGTGCGTCTGTCGATGTATCATGGAAGCAGGCTCCTCTTTCTGGCGGCGCACCCGAAAGCTCGCCTTTCGACCTGATCTTTTTTGACGGCGCCATTGAAGAAATCCCCCGTTTCTGCAGCACCCAGCTGACAGAAAACGGTCGTGTGGCCGGGATACTGCGCCCGGATGATGGGACCTCTTCAGCTTTTCTGGCTGAAGCAGAAACAGGTGAAGGCTGGTCCATCCGTCGCTTTTTCGATTCTGAAGCGCCTGTGCTTCCCTCTTTTGAACGGCCTGCGGCCTTTGCTTTCTGA
- a CDS encoding valine--tRNA ligase, whose translation MLSKTFQANDTEAQLYETWETEGRFAADPNSKATPFTIMIPPPNVTGTLHMGHALTMTLQDTLIRWKRMQGRDTLWQPGTDHAGIATQLVVERQLAGENTTRQELGREEFLNRVWKWKGESGSGITRQLRRLGSSLDWSRERFTMDDGLSKAVKEVFVTLYREKLIYRDRRLVNWDPHFRTAISDLEVENKEVRGNLWHIRYPVADAEGESIVVATTRPETMLGDTAVAVHPEDERYKALVGRFVVLPLTGRRIPIVADTYSDPEKGTGAVKITPAHDFNDFEVGKRHDLPMLTVLDEGAAVTLAEIEDDLHTVDGLADPAFVRGLEGKSREDARKAIVAELETLGYLVEIEPHTNQVPHAERGGAVVEPRLTTQWYCDAATLAGPAIEAVEKGDVTFVPRQWENTFFAWMRDIQPWCISRQLWWGHRIPAWYGPDGAVFVGYDDADAKQQAKAHYGEDVELTQDEDVLDTWFSSALWPFSTLGWPEKTPDLARYYPTDVLVTGFDIIFFWVARMMMMGLHFMKDVPFRTVFIHGLVRDERGQKMSKSKGNGIDPLELLDQYGADAVRFTICALTGVGRDLKFGPKRVEDHRAFVTKLWNASRFCEMNGVKPVEGFDPSTVQSPLGRWIIFEASKAISEATSALEAYRFDEYAGACYRFVWNRFCDWYLELTKPLFSGDTTPEADELRAVTAWVLETILRLLQPIMPFVTDTLWHEFGYGPRGELMGATWPVLVTVPGAEAAVEEIDWLTRFISEIRTVRSEMNVPPSRLSPVLLKDASATTQDRATRWKETIGRMARVSEIGVLDGDVPKGSAQAVLDEATLVLPLADIIDLDAERARLAKELTKAEGEIEKTERKLGNADFIARGKPEVVEETRERLVTQQGDRDRLKAALARLG comes from the coding sequence ATGCTCAGCAAAACGTTTCAGGCGAACGACACCGAAGCCCAGCTCTACGAAACCTGGGAAACTGAGGGACGGTTCGCTGCCGATCCGAACAGCAAGGCCACGCCTTTCACCATCATGATCCCGCCGCCCAACGTCACCGGCACGCTCCATATGGGGCATGCGCTGACCATGACGTTGCAGGACACGCTCATCCGCTGGAAGCGTATGCAGGGGCGCGACACGCTCTGGCAGCCGGGCACGGACCACGCAGGCATTGCAACCCAGCTTGTGGTTGAGCGTCAGTTGGCAGGCGAAAACACCACGCGACAGGAGCTTGGCCGCGAAGAGTTCCTCAATCGTGTGTGGAAATGGAAGGGTGAATCCGGCAGCGGCATCACCCGCCAGCTTCGTCGCCTCGGTTCGTCCCTCGACTGGTCGCGCGAGCGCTTCACCATGGATGACGGGCTGTCCAAGGCCGTCAAGGAAGTCTTCGTCACGCTGTACCGTGAGAAGCTGATCTATCGTGACCGGCGCCTCGTCAACTGGGACCCGCATTTCCGGACCGCCATTTCCGACCTTGAGGTCGAGAACAAGGAAGTGCGCGGCAATCTCTGGCATATCCGCTATCCGGTCGCGGACGCTGAGGGTGAATCCATTGTGGTCGCCACGACCCGTCCGGAAACCATGCTGGGCGATACGGCTGTTGCCGTGCATCCCGAGGACGAGCGTTACAAGGCTCTGGTCGGACGCTTTGTTGTCCTGCCCCTGACCGGCCGCCGCATTCCCATCGTTGCCGACACTTATTCTGATCCGGAAAAAGGCACTGGCGCGGTCAAGATCACCCCAGCTCATGACTTCAACGACTTTGAAGTCGGCAAGCGTCATGACCTGCCGATGCTGACAGTGCTGGACGAAGGTGCTGCCGTTACGCTCGCGGAAATCGAGGACGATCTTCACACCGTGGACGGTCTGGCCGATCCTGCTTTTGTGCGCGGTCTGGAAGGCAAGTCCCGCGAGGACGCCCGCAAGGCCATTGTCGCCGAGCTTGAGACGCTGGGTTACCTCGTCGAGATCGAGCCGCACACCAATCAGGTGCCGCACGCCGAACGTGGTGGCGCCGTGGTCGAGCCGCGCCTGACGACACAGTGGTATTGCGACGCCGCCACTCTCGCCGGTCCGGCGATTGAAGCTGTTGAAAAAGGCGATGTCACCTTCGTGCCGCGCCAGTGGGAGAACACGTTCTTCGCCTGGATGCGGGACATTCAGCCGTGGTGCATTTCGCGCCAGCTCTGGTGGGGGCATCGTATCCCGGCCTGGTATGGTCCGGATGGCGCTGTTTTCGTCGGGTATGACGACGCCGACGCGAAGCAGCAGGCGAAAGCCCATTACGGGGAAGACGTCGAGCTGACGCAGGATGAAGACGTGCTGGACACGTGGTTCTCCTCCGCGTTGTGGCCGTTCTCTACCCTCGGCTGGCCTGAAAAGACACCGGACCTGGCCCGCTATTATCCGACCGATGTGCTGGTCACCGGTTTTGACATCATCTTTTTCTGGGTCGCCCGGATGATGATGATGGGCCTGCACTTCATGAAGGATGTGCCATTCCGCACCGTCTTCATTCATGGTCTGGTGCGCGACGAGCGCGGCCAGAAAATGTCGAAGAGCAAGGGCAACGGCATCGACCCGCTGGAACTGCTCGATCAGTACGGCGCGGATGCGGTCCGTTTCACCATCTGCGCGCTGACCGGCGTTGGACGTGATCTGAAATTTGGTCCGAAGCGCGTGGAAGACCACCGGGCGTTTGTCACCAAGCTGTGGAATGCCTCGCGTTTCTGCGAAATGAACGGTGTGAAGCCGGTTGAGGGCTTCGATCCCTCGACCGTGCAGAGCCCGCTCGGTCGCTGGATCATCTTCGAAGCGTCCAAGGCCATCAGCGAGGCGACCAGCGCGCTCGAAGCCTATCGTTTCGATGAATATGCCGGTGCCTGCTACCGTTTTGTCTGGAACCGTTTCTGCGACTGGTATCTGGAACTGACCAAGCCGCTGTTCTCGGGCGACACAACGCCGGAAGCCGACGAACTGCGCGCTGTCACGGCGTGGGTGCTGGAGACGATCCTGCGTCTGCTTCAGCCGATCATGCCGTTTGTCACCGACACGCTCTGGCACGAGTTCGGCTATGGTCCGCGTGGCGAACTCATGGGCGCGACATGGCCAGTGCTTGTAACCGTGCCGGGCGCTGAGGCGGCTGTTGAGGAAATCGACTGGCTGACACGCTTTATTTCCGAAATCCGCACTGTGCGTTCGGAAATGAATGTGCCCCCTTCCCGTCTGTCGCCTGTGCTACTGAAGGATGCGTCGGCCACCACGCAGGATCGGGCCACACGCTGGAAGGAAACGATCGGTCGTATGGCCCGCGTTTCCGAAATCGGCGTTCTGGACGGCGATGTGCCGAAAGGCTCGGCTCAGGCGGTGCTTGATGAAGCGACGCTGGTTCTGCCGCTTGCCGATATCATTGATCTGGATGCTGAACGCGCCCGGCTGGCGAAGGAACTGACCAAGGCGGAAGGTGAAATCGAAAAGACCGAGCGCAAGCTGGGCAATGCCGACTTCATCGCCCGTGGTAAACCGGAAGTCGTTGAGGAAACCCGCGAGCGTCTGGTAACGCAGCAGGGTGACCGGGATCGTCTGAAGGCAGCACTCGCCCGTCTGGGGTGA
- a CDS encoding SDR family NAD(P)-dependent oxidoreductase: MKPIRILITGASGGIGKVLACDYARPGNTLVLWGRNADRLQDISRICRERGASVLTREIDLSDGHAAITAFRADDDVTQFDTVILCAGLSDMKTASEKTERAETVLELGLVNYAVPSALTMAAANRMQARGGGKIALIGSVAAYHDLPFAAGYGGSKAGLARFASSARIALAPLGVNVVLIAPGFVDTAMSRRIIGPRPFLVTPEAASRHIIAALARNTGETIFPWPFRLLRLIDRFTPGIIRSAIMSRITADQKPR; this comes from the coding sequence ATGAAACCGATTCGTATTCTCATCACAGGCGCTTCAGGTGGGATCGGAAAAGTGCTTGCCTGCGATTACGCGCGGCCAGGCAATACGCTTGTCCTGTGGGGGCGCAATGCCGATCGTCTTCAGGATATTTCACGGATTTGCAGGGAACGTGGCGCCTCTGTCCTGACACGGGAAATCGACCTGTCTGATGGTCATGCAGCCATCACGGCCTTTCGCGCTGATGACGACGTGACACAGTTTGATACAGTCATACTCTGCGCCGGTCTGTCCGATATGAAGACCGCTTCGGAAAAAACGGAACGCGCCGAAACCGTTCTGGAACTCGGGCTTGTCAATTACGCCGTGCCTTCGGCCCTCACCATGGCGGCGGCTAACAGGATGCAAGCGCGCGGCGGCGGAAAAATCGCGTTGATCGGCTCTGTAGCCGCCTATCATGATCTCCCTTTTGCTGCCGGTTACGGTGGATCGAAGGCCGGTCTGGCCCGATTCGCAAGCTCTGCGCGCATCGCGCTTGCTCCGCTGGGGGTGAACGTGGTCCTGATTGCGCCTGGGTTTGTGGATACCGCCATGAGCCGCCGCATTATCGGTCCCCGCCCCTTTCTCGTCACGCCTGAAGCAGCGTCCCGCCATATCATCGCCGCTCTTGCCCGCAATACGGGAGAGACAATTTTCCCGTGGCCATTCCGGCTGTTGCGGCTGATTGACCGTTTCACGCCCGGCATTATTCGGAGTGCGATCATGTCACGCATCACAGCAGACCAGAAACCACGCTAG
- a CDS encoding FUSC family protein, with amino-acid sequence MNARSQTPATRWSSLRRLVWMPSPSKEYFPAGWFMFCVRTWLAVWLALAVSFWLQISSPGSSAVTVMILAQPLRGQMLSKALYRLAGTFVGAFVALALTSCFSQDRSLLLGGVALWLSLCCIMGTLERDFRAYAAMLAGYTVALIAIGCIDTPESAYDVTVNRVSAIVIGIAATAAVNDVFGSPTAWSKLTHALDSLAAMVARIARDAVAGRSVPDASAAAGIAGQIMALTSQVSFARTEISDGRLRMVGARSAMVALLEMLNCSRAIAMALERGLVSDAVIKRVRSAFGTGDAVSSPRIAVEDLEQLARETHLDAAGNETRLTLDEAWFVERVMSLLSYWRWAEDGVDCVHKGGHARTQAPELKIVTHQDIILALLNGLRVLIGFSLAAGLCILTGLPQSYSALSQTAIVLTLAATTYDVRAFGMGALIGMPLAIAVAAILNFGILPHGSEMTFFAIMVMPVIFGSCLLLLNSKTSAIGFNAGVFFFVILGVANEQSYDLAQFINRDEQYLFAGVLIFITLTLLLPPKAKTRRFRVAMAIGHDLHRQFEGHGEQEGSALISRHYDRLTKLRMWNSYLRPSKGRDRVFARFASLDDLGAALARARRHLQRAVTIPVVKAEAEAALRSSIIYNVDSAVTRMTIHAERLLLLSENLPHGEMATVLGAVSGMAGAIRVLEHNRSAIRLYDICPVPSMRWRAL; translated from the coding sequence GTGAACGCGCGCAGTCAGACACCTGCCACGCGCTGGTCGTCGCTACGACGACTGGTGTGGATGCCGTCACCCAGCAAAGAATACTTTCCAGCAGGCTGGTTCATGTTCTGTGTGCGGACATGGCTGGCCGTCTGGCTCGCTCTGGCCGTGTCATTCTGGTTGCAGATCTCCTCTCCGGGATCATCAGCCGTGACCGTCATGATTCTGGCCCAGCCTCTGCGTGGCCAGATGCTGTCCAAAGCCCTCTACAGACTTGCTGGCACCTTTGTCGGAGCGTTTGTCGCGCTGGCGCTGACATCCTGCTTCAGTCAGGATCGTTCCCTGCTTCTGGGTGGCGTCGCCCTGTGGCTCTCTCTGTGCTGCATCATGGGAACACTGGAGCGGGATTTCCGTGCTTATGCCGCCATGCTGGCAGGCTATACCGTGGCGCTGATCGCCATCGGCTGCATCGACACACCGGAGTCCGCCTACGATGTCACGGTCAACAGGGTGTCGGCCATCGTCATCGGGATCGCCGCTACGGCCGCCGTCAACGATGTCTTCGGTTCACCCACAGCCTGGAGCAAGCTGACACACGCGCTTGATTCGCTGGCCGCAATGGTGGCGCGGATCGCCCGTGATGCTGTTGCAGGCCGATCGGTGCCGGATGCTTCCGCTGCCGCCGGTATTGCAGGCCAGATCATGGCTCTGACCTCGCAGGTCTCCTTTGCCCGCACCGAGATTTCCGACGGGCGTCTCCGTATGGTCGGCGCTCGCTCCGCGATGGTCGCCCTGCTGGAGATGCTGAATTGTAGTCGCGCGATTGCCATGGCGCTCGAGCGCGGGCTGGTGTCGGACGCTGTTATCAAGCGTGTCCGCTCGGCGTTCGGCACGGGCGATGCGGTGTCATCGCCCCGCATCGCTGTGGAGGATCTGGAACAGCTGGCGCGGGAGACCCATCTGGACGCGGCGGGCAACGAAACCAGGCTGACACTGGATGAAGCGTGGTTCGTTGAGCGGGTCATGTCCCTTCTGTCCTACTGGCGCTGGGCCGAGGATGGTGTCGATTGCGTCCACAAGGGAGGGCACGCCCGGACGCAGGCGCCTGAACTGAAGATCGTGACGCATCAGGATATCATTCTGGCGCTGCTGAACGGTCTGCGTGTGCTGATCGGTTTTTCTCTCGCGGCCGGGCTCTGTATCCTCACCGGGCTGCCGCAGAGTTATTCCGCGCTGTCCCAGACGGCGATCGTTCTGACGCTGGCGGCAACGACCTACGATGTCCGGGCCTTTGGCATGGGCGCGCTGATCGGCATGCCGCTGGCGATCGCCGTCGCGGCCATTCTGAATTTCGGCATTCTGCCGCACGGATCGGAAATGACGTTCTTTGCGATTATGGTGATGCCCGTCATCTTCGGCAGCTGTCTGCTGCTGCTGAATTCGAAGACGTCCGCGATCGGCTTCAATGCGGGCGTGTTCTTTTTCGTCATTCTCGGCGTCGCCAATGAACAGAGCTATGACCTCGCGCAGTTCATCAACCGTGACGAGCAGTATCTGTTTGCCGGCGTGCTGATCTTCATCACCCTGACGCTCCTGCTGCCGCCCAAGGCGAAAACCCGTCGTTTCCGTGTGGCGATGGCCATCGGGCACGATCTTCACCGTCAGTTCGAAGGGCATGGCGAGCAGGAAGGGTCAGCCCTCATCAGTCGCCATTATGACCGCCTGACCAAACTCAGGATGTGGAACAGCTATCTCAGACCTTCAAAAGGACGGGATCGTGTCTTTGCCCGCTTCGCCAGCCTTGATGATCTCGGGGCGGCGCTGGCCCGTGCCCGACGCCATCTTCAGCGCGCGGTGACCATTCCGGTGGTGAAGGCCGAGGCAGAGGCTGCTCTGCGGTCTTCAATTATTTACAACGTGGATTCCGCAGTCACCCGTATGACCATTCATGCGGAACGTCTTCTGCTGCTGTCCGAAAACCTGCCGCATGGTGAAATGGCCACGGTTCTGGGGGCTGTGTCCGGCATGGCTGGTGCGATCCGGGTGCTGGAGCACAACCGTTCCGCCATCAGGCTTTATGACATCTGTCCGGTTCCATCGATGCGCTGGAGGGCTTTATGA